A window from Phalacrocorax aristotelis chromosome 5, bGulAri2.1, whole genome shotgun sequence encodes these proteins:
- the LOC142057433 gene encoding cilia- and flagella- associated protein 210-like, whose amino-acid sequence MNEACKTEDDHLARGAAEIEDEYQTKNKEKEANKQTNKQKKAATESVAEHRATVMKMKVEKEREEKAEGKKELHALMEQNRIYLEMEKSKKRRQRDTNMEIQKIQIQQMAEKQVKNSRKRKQIWTMMLREKLLFVRIKHFSDKDAFFSKQKETFNEAF is encoded by the exons ATGAATGAGGCGTGTAAGACTGAAGATGATCATCTTGCTAGAGGAGCTGCAGAGATAGAAGATGaataccaaacaaaaaacaaagagaaagaagcaaacaaacaaacaaacaaacaaaaaaaggctgcCACTGAATCTGTTGCTGAGCACAGAGCCACTGTG ATGAAGATGAAagtggaaaaggagagagaggaaaaagcagagggtAAAAAAGAACTTCATGCGCTAATGGAACAGAACCGCATCTAcctggaaatggaaaaatccAAGAAACGACGACAACGTGACACAAAcatggaaatacagaaaattcagaTCCAGCAAATG GCTGAAAAGCAGGtaaaaaacagcaggaaaagaaagcagatttgGACTATGATGCTCAGAGAGAAGCTGCTTTTTGTAAGGATCAAGCATTTCAGTGATAAAGATG
- the LOC142057428 gene encoding cilia- and flagella- associated protein 210-like isoform X1, with protein sequence MAAAAGPGLPRWRRRRQLALSHHLQENNVLDGYFLPKEVDLHQVIVLPKAEWERIQDSLGSTTREAARILAEKKEQEEMHLRSKVAVKDWPNTITGLAQRKLKAKQLREEREEEERKLLDLEEEQFQAAKRKEAIDRAKTYLYYQNERVKGLHSALLLAEVLKERDAQVEFRKLKSDANKKKDEEKDHEHKEAILREQEKAHQHYMNQQALRRDQLEQIKEHKHQADLAKLEDKREGEQIQRLNRLYQLEIQRRMEKEQEEKAERQRLYHEHVTDQKMIKAVEEQKQKEEDYQIKAHFKAKETIAKLIKEKEAEMRRLTQEHQDKIVSQLAVQMNEALKREDDRLARDIAKKEAEQEKKRKEKEAEEKAAIESIAEHRATVMKMKVEKEREEKAEGKKELHALMEQNRIYLEMEKSKKRRQRDTNMEIQKIQIQQMAEKQAKKQQEKQADLDYNAQREVIALCKEREFQSYAKQVIETESKTTHHLYPLLKASKGGKGRGYSPFSRGREGINTSFQAQDGTAAQLPCCSCTTAQEVKNMK encoded by the exons atggcggcggcggcggggcccgggctACCccgatggcggcggcggcggcagctgGCCC TGTCACATCATttgcaagaaaataatgttCTAGATGgatattttcttccaaaggaaGTAGATCTTCATCAGGTAATTGTATTGCCAAAAGCAGAATGGGAAAGGATTCAGGACAGTCTTGGCAGCACAACTAGAGAGGCAGCACGCATCCTCGCTgagaagaaagaacaggaagaaatgcaCTTACGCTCTAAAGTGGCTGTAAAAGACTGGCCCAATACCATTACG GGCCTGGCACAACGGAAACTTAAAGCCAAACAATTACgtgaagaaagggaagaggaagaaagaaagttACTTGATTTGGAAGAAGAACAGTTCCAAGCAGCAAAACGGAAGGAAGCTATTGATCGTGCAAAAACCTACCTATACTATCAGAATGAGAGAGTGAAAGGGTTGCAT AGTGCACTTCTACTTGCTGAGGTCCTAAAAGAAAGAGATGCTCAAGTTGAATTTAGAAAGTTAAAGTCAGATGCTAATAAAaagaaggatgaagaaaaggatCATGAACATAAAGAAGCTATTCTCAGAGAGCAAGAAAAGGCACATCAGCATTATATGAATCAACAGGCATTACGCAGAGATCAGCTGGAACA AATAAAGGAGCACAAGCATCAGGCAGATCTGGCCAAGCTAGAAGACAAAAGAGAAGGAGAACAAATACAGAGATTGAACCGATTATACCAACTGGAAATTCAGagaagaatggaaaaggaacaggaggaaaaagctgaACGCCAAAGGCTGTATCAT GAGCATGTAACTGACCAGAAAATGATCAAAGCAGtagaagaacaaaaacaaaaggaagaagattATCAGATTAAAgctcattttaaagcaaaggaaactATTGCCAAGCtgataaaagagaaagaagctgaaatgcGTAG GCTGACACAGGAGCATCAGGACAAAATTGTTAGCCAATTAGCTGTACAAATGAATGAGGCATTAAAGAGGGAAGATGATCGTCTTGCTAGAGACAttgcaaaaaaagaagctgaacaagagaaaaaacgcaaagagaaagaagcagaagaaaaggctgcaaTTGAATCTATTGCTGAACATAGAGCCACTGTG ATGAAGATGAAagtggaaaaggagagagaggaaaaagcagagggtAAAAAAGAACTTCATGCGCTAATGGAACAGAACCGCATCTAcctggaaatggaaaaatccAAGAAACGACGACAACGTGACACAAAcatggaaatacagaaaattcagaTCCAGCAAATG gctgaaaagcaggcaaaaaaacagcaggaaaagcaagcagatTTGGACTACAATGCTCAGAGAGAGGTTATTGCCCTTTGTAAGGAGCGTGAATTTCAGAGCTATGCAAAGCAAGTAATTGAAACAGAGTCCAAGACTACACATCATCTTTATCCTCTTCTCAAAGCATCCAAAGGTGGAAAAGGACGTGGATACAGCCCATTTtccagaggaagagaaggaataaaTACTAGTTTTCAGGCACAGGATGGTACAGCAGCCCAGCTACCTTGTTGTAGCTGTACCACTGCTCAAGAagttaaaaacatgaaataa
- the LOC142057428 gene encoding cilia- and flagella- associated protein 210-like isoform X2, producing the protein MAAAAGPGLPRWRRRRQLALSHHLQENNVLDGYFLPKEVDLHQVIVLPKAEWERIQDSLGSTTREAARILAEKKEQEEMHLRSKVAVKDWPNTITGLAQRKLKAKQLREEREEEERKLLDLEEEQFQAAKRKEAIDRAKTYLYYQNERVKGLHSALLLAEVLKERDAQVEFRKLKSDANKKKDEEKDHEHKEAILREQEKAHQHYMNQQALRRDQLEQIKEHKHQADLAKLEDKREGEQIQRLNRLYQLEIQRRMEKEQEEKAERQRLYHEHVTDQKMIKAVEEQKQKEEDYQIKAHFKAKETIAKLIKEKEAEMRRLTQEHQDKIVSQLAVQMNEALKREDDRLARDIAKKEAEQEKKRKEKEAEEKAAIESIAEHRATVMKMKVEKEREEKAEGKKELHALMEQNRIYLEMEKSKKRRQRDTNMEIQKIQIQQMVNSRQKNSRKSKQIWTTMLRERLLPFVRSVNFRAMQSK; encoded by the exons atggcggcggcggcggggcccgggctACCccgatggcggcggcggcggcagctgGCCC TGTCACATCATttgcaagaaaataatgttCTAGATGgatattttcttccaaaggaaGTAGATCTTCATCAGGTAATTGTATTGCCAAAAGCAGAATGGGAAAGGATTCAGGACAGTCTTGGCAGCACAACTAGAGAGGCAGCACGCATCCTCGCTgagaagaaagaacaggaagaaatgcaCTTACGCTCTAAAGTGGCTGTAAAAGACTGGCCCAATACCATTACG GGCCTGGCACAACGGAAACTTAAAGCCAAACAATTACgtgaagaaagggaagaggaagaaagaaagttACTTGATTTGGAAGAAGAACAGTTCCAAGCAGCAAAACGGAAGGAAGCTATTGATCGTGCAAAAACCTACCTATACTATCAGAATGAGAGAGTGAAAGGGTTGCAT AGTGCACTTCTACTTGCTGAGGTCCTAAAAGAAAGAGATGCTCAAGTTGAATTTAGAAAGTTAAAGTCAGATGCTAATAAAaagaaggatgaagaaaaggatCATGAACATAAAGAAGCTATTCTCAGAGAGCAAGAAAAGGCACATCAGCATTATATGAATCAACAGGCATTACGCAGAGATCAGCTGGAACA AATAAAGGAGCACAAGCATCAGGCAGATCTGGCCAAGCTAGAAGACAAAAGAGAAGGAGAACAAATACAGAGATTGAACCGATTATACCAACTGGAAATTCAGagaagaatggaaaaggaacaggaggaaaaagctgaACGCCAAAGGCTGTATCAT GAGCATGTAACTGACCAGAAAATGATCAAAGCAGtagaagaacaaaaacaaaaggaagaagattATCAGATTAAAgctcattttaaagcaaaggaaactATTGCCAAGCtgataaaagagaaagaagctgaaatgcGTAG GCTGACACAGGAGCATCAGGACAAAATTGTTAGCCAATTAGCTGTACAAATGAATGAGGCATTAAAGAGGGAAGATGATCGTCTTGCTAGAGACAttgcaaaaaaagaagctgaacaagagaaaaaacgcaaagagaaagaagcagaagaaaaggctgcaaTTGAATCTATTGCTGAACATAGAGCCACTGTG ATGAAGATGAAagtggaaaaggagagagaggaaaaagcagagggtAAAAAAGAACTTCATGCGCTAATGGAACAGAACCGCATCTAcctggaaatggaaaaatccAAGAAACGACGACAACGTGACACAAAcatggaaatacagaaaattcagaTCCAGCAAATGGTAAATAG caggcaaaaaaacagcaggaaaagcaagcagatTTGGACTACAATGCTCAGAGAGAGGTTATTGCCCTTTGTAAGGAGCGTGAATTTCAGAGCTATGCAAAGCAAGTAA
- the PHOSPHO2 gene encoding pyridoxal phosphate phosphatase PHOSPHO2: MKFLLVFDFDHTIIDENSDTWIVKCAPKNKLPNGLRNSYRPGHWTEYMGRVFVYLGDNGIKEDEMKRTMTTIPFTAGMVDLLHFIGGNKELFDCIIVSDSNTVFIDWILKAADFHKVFDEVFTNPAAFSSTGYLTVQNFHAHHCAKCPKNLCKRKVLKEFLDKQLERGVSYTQVVYIGDGGNDLCPVMFLKKDDIAMPRQGYTLEKKISQLAQDLSPVECSVLVWSSATEIMSYLKVLIKE, encoded by the coding sequence ATGAAATTTCTCTTGGTTTTTGATTTTGACCATACAATTATAGATGAAAATAGTGATACCTGGATTGTGAAATGTGCTCCTAAGAATAAACTTCCTAATGGATTAAGAAACTCCTACCGACCAGGACACTGGACAGAATACATGGGCAGAGTCTTTGTCTACTTGGGAGACAATGGCATCAAAGAAGATGAGATGAAAAGAACTATGACAACAATTCCTTTCACTGCAGGAATGGTAGatcttctgcattttattgGTGGGAACAAAGAGCTGTTTGACTGCATAATTGTTTCAGATTCTAATACAGTATTTATTGACTGGATTTTGAAAGCTGCTGACTTCCATAAGGTATTTGATGAAGTGTTTACAAACCCTGCAGCATTCAGTAGTACTGGCTATCTTACTGTACAGAACTTCCATGCTCACCATTGTGCCAAGTGCCCTAAAAACCTTTGCAAAAGGAAAGTTTTGAAAGAATTTCTAGATAAACAGCTGGAGCGAGGAGTAAGCTATACACAGGTTGTATATATAGGTGATGGTGGGAATGACCTATGTCCAGTAATGTTTTTGAAGAAAGATGACATTGCTATGCCCAGGCAGGGCTATACCTTGGAGAAAAAGATTTCTCAGCTGGCCCAAGATCTCAGTCCTGTAGAGTGTTCTGTTCTGGTTTGGTCATCTGCTACTGAAATTATGTCTTATCTGAAAGTGCTTATAAAGGAATAA
- the KLHL23 gene encoding kelch-like protein 23 codes for MAAAGQEEYAYLYRDSAHPNGFLEAFRAFYLDGLFTDITLQCASGVVFRCHRAALAACSSYFKAMFTADMKEKSKNQIRLPGLSHAVLEALVNYAYTSQIQITKRNVQSLLEAADLLQFVSVKKACEQFLVRHLDTDNCIGMHSFAEYHDCSELEKESRRILLWQFEEVWKQEEFLDIGKEKISYILSRENLNVWKEEAAIEAIVKWVAHNVEERIEDVCELLSCIKVDVDNMYLRSALSLQKKCRLNDNKIRSLIYNALNLSPKGLSRRPTAAMYVIGGYYWHPLSEVHVWDPLTNAWVQGTEMPDHTRESYGVTNLGPNIYVTGGYRTESIEALDTVWVYNCERDEWTEGCPMLDARYYHCAVSLSGCIYALGGYRKGAPVQEAELYDPLKKKWLPIANMIKGVGNATACALHEVIYVTGGHYGYRGSCTYDKIQRYHSGSNEWSIVTTSPHPEYGLCSITLQNKIYFVGGQTTITDCYDPEQNKWKQMAHMMERRMECGAVVMNGCIYVTGGYSYSKGTYLQSIEKYNPELNKWEAVGNLPSAMRSHGCVCVYNV; via the exons ATGGCAGCGGCCGGGCAGGAGGAGTACGCCTACCTCTACCGGGACTCCGCTCACCCCAACGGCTTCCTGGAGGCGTTCCGGGCGTTCTACCTGGATGGGCTGTTCACCGACATCACCCTGCAGTGCGCTTCGGGAGTCGTCTTCCGCTGCCACCGAGCCGCCTTAGCGGCTTGCAGCAGTTATTTTAAAGCCATGTTCACGGCCGATATGAAAGAGAAATCTAAAAACCAGATCAGGCTTCCCGGGCTCAGCCATGCCGTACTGGAAGCCCTCGTGAATTATGCATACACATCACAGATCCAGATAACAAAGAGGAATGTCCAGAGCCTACTCGAGGCTGCAGACCTCCTCCAGTTCGTGTCGGTAAAGAAAGCCTGTGAGCAGTTTCTGGTGAGGCATTTAGACACTGACAACTGCATAGGGATGCACTCCTTTGCTGAATATCATGATTGCTCGGAGCTAGAAAAAGAGTCCAGGAGGATATTGTTATGGCAGTTTGAAGAAGTGTGGAAGCAGGAAGAGTTTCTGGACATTGGCAAGGAGAAGATCTCTTATATTCTCTCCAGAGAGAATCTCAACGTTTGGAAAGAAGAGGCAGCCATTGAAGCTATAGTTAAGTGGGTTGCACACAATGTGGAAGAAAGAATTGAAGATGTCTGTGAACTGCTGAGCTGCATCAAGGTAGACGTAGACAACATGTATCTGAGGTCAGCTTTAAGCCTACAAAAAAAATGCCGGCTTAATGACAATAAGATAAGGTCACTCATATACAATGCCCTCAACCTTAGTCCCAAAGGTCTTTCCAGAAGACCCACAGCAGCCATGTATGTGATCGGAGGATATTACTGGCATCCCTTATCAGAAGTGCATGTCTGGGATCCTTTAACCAACGCATGGGTCCAGGGAACTGAGATGCCAGATCACACCAGAGAGAGCTATGGGGTCACTAACTTGGGACCAAACATATATGTGACAGGAGGTTATAGAACAGAGAGCATTGAAGCCCTTGACACCGTGTGGGTATATAACTGTGAGCGAGATGAATGGACAGAAGGCTGCCCCATGCTTGACGCAAGGTATTACCACTGCGCGGTTTCCTTAAGTGGCTGCATCTATGCGTTGGGTGGTTACCGGAAGGGAGCTCCAGTGCAAGAAGCTGAGCTCTATgatcctttaaaaaagaaatggcttCCAATTGCAAACATGATCAAAG GTGTTGGAAATGCCACCGCCTGTGCCCTGCACGAAGTCATCTACGTAACCGGAGGTCACTATGGGTACAGGGGAAGCTGCACCTATGATAAAATCCAGAGATACCATTCAGGTAGCAATGAGTGGAGTATAGTCACCACAAGTCCGCATCCAg AATATGGATTGTGTTCAATTACATTACAAAACAAGATCTATTTTGTGGGTGGACAAACCACGATCACGGACTGCTATGACCCAGAGCAAAACAAGTGGAAGCAGATGGCTCACATGATGGAGAGAAGGATGGAGTGTGGTGCGGTGGTTATGAATGGATGCATCTATGTAACAGGAGGATATTCCTATTCAAAAGGAACATATCTGCAGAGTATTGAGAAATACAACCCTGAACTGAACAAATGGGAAGCAGTAGGTAATCTTCCCAGCGCTATGCGGTCACAtggctgtgtctgtgtgtataacGTGTAA